One window of Channa argus isolate prfri chromosome 4, Channa argus male v1.0, whole genome shotgun sequence genomic DNA carries:
- the ttc23 gene encoding tetratricopeptide repeat protein 23 isoform X2, with protein MTQRFKSSAEFPERMGSTNRDKDESPSRSSDVSSVLQAEYAKSELLMMPLEEKLKYFDCRAQAHEDSQEAGDFRPRSTVLWPERCCISTLPSPPAEEAESSFLEAEQILLELYQHNGITQEEKIKTQLEISTGLCRVYKRLNRPEEALSQCEKSLQVLKDCDRPEKTCSVYRDMGAIEHDKGDLHRAIEHLSKAHAIAMSHNPEELERAQISHSLALILSGTAEAHHSDSAGHYFEQCLSGYKNSVGQQDPAFLIAQDDFCRFLLVKGQQERCVEIQKASLASKSSTFGELSAEVADTLQLIGSVEMTKGKMKQAHRTMTKCLEIQSLLYGPQHTKTKATQKAVEMLARSPEVAERLQR; from the exons atgaccCAGCGTTTCAAATCCTCGGCTGA ATTCCCTGAAAGGATGGGGAGCACAAACCGGGACAAGGATGAATCTCCCTCCCGCAGTTCAGATGTGTCGAGTGTCTTACAAGCAGAATATGCTAAAAGTGAACTTCTAATGATGCCACTAGAAGAAAAACTCAAATATTTTGACTGCCGAGCTCAAGCCCACGAGGACAGCCAAGAG GCTGGGGACTTCAGGCCCAGGAGCACTGTGCTTTGGCCAGAGAGGTGCTGCATTTCTACTCTTCCATCTCCCCCTGCAGAG GAAGCTGAATCTTCTTTTCTGGAGGCAGAACAAATTCTTCTGGAACTTTATCAACATAATGGCATCACCCAGGAGGAGAAGATAAAGACTCAGCTGGAAATCTCCACCGGTCTATGCAG AGTTTATAAGAGACTGAACAGGCCAGAGGAGGCCTTAAGCCAGTGCGAGAAGTCTTTGCAAGTATTGAAGGACTGTGACCGGCCAGAGAAGACCTGCTCTGTCTACAGGGATATGGGTGCCATTGAACATGACAAAGGTGATTTGCACAGAGCCATAGAGCATCTCTCCAAG GCTCATGCCATTGCTATGAGTCACAACCCAGAGGAGCTAGAGCGGGCTCAGATCTCCCACAGCCTGGCCCTTATTCTTTCTGGAACTGCAGAGGCCCATCACAGTG ACTCTGCAGGTCACTACTTTGAGCAGTGTCTAAGTGGATACAAGAACAGTGTAGGTCAACAGGATCCAGCCTTTCTCATTGCCCAAGATGATTTCTGTCGTTTCCTCCTTGTCAAAGGCCAGCAAgag AGATGTGTGGAAATTCAGAAAGCATCTCTTGCTTCGAAGAGTTCTACATTCGGTGAACTGAGTGCTGAGGTTGCAGACACCCTTCAGCTGATAGGAAGTGTGGAGATGACCAAGGGCAAGATGAAGCAAGCCCACAGGACTATGACTAAG tgtctGGAGATCCAGAGTTTGTTGTATGGTCCTCAGCACACGAAGACAAAAGCTACACAAAAAGCTGTGGAGATGCTGGCTCG GTCACCAGAGGTGGCTGAGAGACTACAGAGGTGa
- the ttc23 gene encoding tetratricopeptide repeat protein 23 isoform X1: protein MTQRFKSSAEFPERMGSTNRDKDESPSRSSDVSSVLQAEYAKSELLMMPLEEKLKYFDCRAQAHEDSQEFESCIQDLVRCVAITRLIYGKEHLKLAQAHARLAKAYFQFKGWGLQAQEHCALAREVLHFYSSISPCRGEKLEVLTSLLSIHLTSGGAAMLTASLQEAESSFLEAEQILLELYQHNGITQEEKIKTQLEISTGLCRVYKRLNRPEEALSQCEKSLQVLKDCDRPEKTCSVYRDMGAIEHDKGDLHRAIEHLSKAHAIAMSHNPEELERAQISHSLALILSGTAEAHHSDSAGHYFEQCLSGYKNSVGQQDPAFLIAQDDFCRFLLVKGQQERCVEIQKASLASKSSTFGELSAEVADTLQLIGSVEMTKGKMKQAHRTMTKCLEIQSLLYGPQHTKTKATQKAVEMLARSPEVAERLQR, encoded by the exons atgaccCAGCGTTTCAAATCCTCGGCTGA ATTCCCTGAAAGGATGGGGAGCACAAACCGGGACAAGGATGAATCTCCCTCCCGCAGTTCAGATGTGTCGAGTGTCTTACAAGCAGAATATGCTAAAAGTGAACTTCTAATGATGCCACTAGAAGAAAAACTCAAATATTTTGACTGCCGAGCTCAAGCCCACGAGGACAGCCAAGAG tttgaatCATGCATCCAGGACCTTGTGCGTTGTGTGGCCATTACAAGGCTAATATATGGGAAGGAACATCTGAAACTAGCCCAGGCTCATGCAAGACTGGCTAAAGCATATTTCCAGTTCAAAG GCTGGGGACTTCAGGCCCAGGAGCACTGTGCTTTGGCCAGAGAGGTGCTGCATTTCTACTCTTCCATCTCCCCCTGCAGAGGTGAAAAGCTTGAGGTTCTCACATCTCTCCTGAGCATACACCTCACATCAGGAGGTGCTGCAATGCTTACAGCCAG TCTTCAGGAAGCTGAATCTTCTTTTCTGGAGGCAGAACAAATTCTTCTGGAACTTTATCAACATAATGGCATCACCCAGGAGGAGAAGATAAAGACTCAGCTGGAAATCTCCACCGGTCTATGCAG AGTTTATAAGAGACTGAACAGGCCAGAGGAGGCCTTAAGCCAGTGCGAGAAGTCTTTGCAAGTATTGAAGGACTGTGACCGGCCAGAGAAGACCTGCTCTGTCTACAGGGATATGGGTGCCATTGAACATGACAAAGGTGATTTGCACAGAGCCATAGAGCATCTCTCCAAG GCTCATGCCATTGCTATGAGTCACAACCCAGAGGAGCTAGAGCGGGCTCAGATCTCCCACAGCCTGGCCCTTATTCTTTCTGGAACTGCAGAGGCCCATCACAGTG ACTCTGCAGGTCACTACTTTGAGCAGTGTCTAAGTGGATACAAGAACAGTGTAGGTCAACAGGATCCAGCCTTTCTCATTGCCCAAGATGATTTCTGTCGTTTCCTCCTTGTCAAAGGCCAGCAAgag AGATGTGTGGAAATTCAGAAAGCATCTCTTGCTTCGAAGAGTTCTACATTCGGTGAACTGAGTGCTGAGGTTGCAGACACCCTTCAGCTGATAGGAAGTGTGGAGATGACCAAGGGCAAGATGAAGCAAGCCCACAGGACTATGACTAAG tgtctGGAGATCCAGAGTTTGTTGTATGGTCCTCAGCACACGAAGACAAAAGCTACACAAAAAGCTGTGGAGATGCTGGCTCG GTCACCAGAGGTGGCTGAGAGACTACAGAGGTGa